From Vibrio aerogenes, a single genomic window includes:
- a CDS encoding Fe3+-citrate ABC transporter substrate-binding protein, which translates to MKKSNLETNTGHRFISKAKTAYKIHIHTPDDKVLHRSVGFIRIGDKKGLKKAIKLRNELGRQMWGRFWRMLLKDPYLMTRLPHSLEPKIIYKPRPTKDNPDYRDACYIAAWRTYTEDGTCHFKSVVCSINKHGKLAAYSKTKKALLEAHKDYLDILLYMGRLNSIDLK; encoded by the coding sequence ATGAAAAAAAGTAATCTGGAAACGAACACAGGTCATCGCTTCATCTCTAAAGCGAAAACAGCCTACAAAATTCATATCCACACACCAGATGACAAAGTATTGCACCGCTCAGTCGGATTTATCCGGATTGGCGATAAGAAAGGTCTGAAGAAGGCCATCAAACTACGCAATGAACTTGGTCGTCAAATGTGGGGAAGGTTTTGGCGTATGCTATTGAAAGATCCTTACCTGATGACCCGTCTTCCCCATAGCCTTGAACCTAAAATAATTTATAAGCCCAGACCAACCAAAGATAACCCTGATTACAGGGATGCTTGCTACATAGCAGCATGGCGAACATATACTGAAGATGGTACCTGCCACTTCAAAAGTGTTGTCTGCTCTATCAATAAGCATGGTAAATTAGCGGCTTACAGTAAAACCAAGAAAGCACTGCTTGAAGCGCATAAAGACTATCTTGACATACTGCTTTACATGGGAAGACTCAACAGCATTGATTTAAAATAA